Sequence from the Cololabis saira isolate AMF1-May2022 chromosome 9, fColSai1.1, whole genome shotgun sequence genome:
CCGTGAGGATGTGAAGTACAGCGACGACAGCGAGGCTGTTGGCGCCGCATGGGCTCGCTTGTGTCGGCATACGGCCGGCTCTTTGCAGCAGGTAAAACCAGTCCCGTTGGGAAGATGGGCCTCCGCCACGAACACACCCACCCACCgttcacagacacacaccgtTACAAAAAACGTTCTCACCTGGAGGGCGTGATGGGAGTCAGGTCCTTCCCCATGGTCTGGATGACGCGGCGGCCCCACACCCACAGACCGGCACAGATGCCGATACCGCCGTAGAACAAGAGCCAGATGGGGGTGGCGGCGTCCTGCATCACACCTCCCTGGTCATAGATCATCCACAGCGCCACCAGGGGGCCGATGGCATTACTGCAAAGACCAGAAGATGGATACTGAACTCAGCTATTCAAGTCTGCTTGACCTGGACCACATGCTGTCAAATcagcagtaggggtgtaacgatacactaatctcacaatacggtacgatacacaatattgaggtcacgataacgatacgatattatagcagcattttttttaacaaccttgaatgaggaacatatgactggaaaaaatggtcttttatttgaaagacacaaaatacaaaaaaatactgtgcgtttgccctattgttccagtttgtaatgttttataactgtttaagttttaaagagaaagccaggccaactattttccacaaactgaactaaaagtaaatgtcaggtttgcattatgcatcttcagtttcatacaagtacaaatgttttgccacaaactgatgaaactcatgtatgatttgacttttttcttttccagaaatttaacaagtaaaattaaataaataaattaaagtaaataaatacatacaattttacatcataaaaaagattgattcatgctcaccttataagtgtaagaggagatttatttttgttaagaagtttattttggtaattcagggttcattattttataaatatattctttatattctgtaaatcagggactataatgacactagtcagtttatctgtagttgttaatatgttttagattgggcggagtgatacagcactaggtgctgtgttgatgttctaaaatcctacactgttgagggacattaaagtacactggaactcagcagaagttttcccgtgtttatcctactcacgatcccaaaaaggtttaatttaataaggtaaggcttaactctacaccagacttacataagttaaagttcggagctcaaaacccccaagagtcccgtgatcgggaccaaaacggtactagtttcttctgagcggagtaagattttggtccgcgggtcgaagCGCGGTCGGCACCAATATgctgttactagtcaacacaatatattcatattaataacccaatatcgcgatacagtttgtcacctccacgaaacgtttcgtgacgtttttgtatcgcgaaatttcgtggcacgatatattgttacacccctaataagcTGTGAAACATACTTTTCTATAACAAAGGCTTCAGGAATAATGAACTATATGATCAGTACAAGGGTTTATTGAGGCTGCCTCGGTCACCTGACATCGTTGCCACCGTGGGCGAAGGATCCGAAGCAGGCGGTGAGGATCTGCAGGAAGTGGAAGAGCAGGAACACCTCCGGCTTGTCCTTCTCCTCCCGATCTTCCTCCGTTAGGTCGTCCAGAGGTATCGGAGCTGGGGATCCGTCTTCGTCCGTCCCTTCCAGGTCCGTGGCGAGCTTCAGCTCCACCCCGCCCTCCTCCGCTTCGATCTCGGCCTCCGCCACGGCGTTGCAGTACGACGAGTAGCTGTCGTAGCGGATCCGCTTCTTGGTGTAAGACACGCTGTTGCTcctgccgccgccgccgccctcGCCCACCAGCTTCTCGCTGTCGTCGCGCGACTCCGAGCGGATGATGGGCTGCACGGGCATGCCGCATATGGCGGCCGTGTAGCAGGTGTAGCTGTTGTTGCGGCGCAGCAGGCGGTAGTTGTTGTCGGCCGGGCCGGCGCCGGAGCCCGAGCGGATATTATCGTCCATGCGGCCCAGGTGGATCTTGTggagcaggtctttgtagaGACCCGAGTCCTTGTGCACCGTGTGGTACACCTGGCCGTCGCTGCGCGTGTGGCCGTCGAAGCTGAAGCTGCCGTTGGAGACCGGGGACTTGAGGCAGCCGTTGGTCATGGAGTGGGTCcgacctggaggagaaaccaCTCAAATGAGAACGAGGAAGAACTACAAGAGTTtttgggccagtcccaatccccccccctacccctacccctacttttcagcactacccctacattttgcgcattcctgtgagggtagtggtgtcccaattcctcttttcatctagggccaaaacgagggctagtggttatcaatctagcccttcagagcgagggttttcagatgctgacttcgcgactgagggccagagaaatttcccagaatgctttaaaaaaaaaaacatggcggacatttcttattttttagtgaataaactcaatattttgagttagtttctgcataaaaatgcgttttgattacatttctagcgagaaatatatattttactttcataatattcactcagtgaatgtacataatcactcgcttgctcgttttttcagatctctccagaataaaggctgatttatggttccgcgttaagcctatggcgtaggttacgcggcgacgcgctgcGTACGcggcgcgtcgccgcataacctacgccgtaggctctgcgtcgatttaacgcggaaccataaatcagctccccaGCCGGCGGCTCTAGAtatcccccgaaaacatcggaacaaatttcttaacaggcgttatttggataaactgagcccatgttggggatcttaacggttacttttacgcctgaaaaaatattaaaacttaataaagtggcatattaacagcgctacagctgaaattaaaacagcttttagctctgggcttcctgatatggtgtgacgtatgtgcaaacgtaactacacagtcgcttacgtacccgaacgtaaaccacgcagtgacgtagcgagtggtgtcccaatccctagggaagattacaagggtcctactcatttttagggctagtggtagtgagtgagggctagtggtagaaagtatggggtgtattgggattggccctttttGTCTTGTGGATGATTAGTGCTTTACCGTAGACCCTGCCGTTGGGCAGGACCGTGCCCCCGTTGGCCAGGCTGGTGAGCTCCACGTTGGAGTCGCGGGTGCTGCGGTCGCCGCCGCCCCCGGTGAGCGGAAGCACGGCCTCGTCCGTGCCCTTGGCCCCCGGCAGCTCTTTGAAGACGggactctcctcctcttcctcgggGATCTTGTCCAGGCTCTCGTCTGAGATCCTGGACAGAGCCTGCTCCTTCTTTAATCGACCTGATGGAAATCCAGCAGTAATCCAGCCGTCAGAGGCAACACCGCTCTTGGTGGAAACATATTCTAATAATCCTAGAGCCAGCACTCATAAAGACCGTAAAGACTGTCGCGTGGAAAAGTTTCAAGTTACATGAACAGTCGACAGAAATCATTCAGAAATGAGCTGCTGTCAGAACAGCGAGGGGCAAAAAAACCCTAAGCAGACACGTTCCATAAACGCACGCAACCATCAGCTGATCCAAACTAATCCCACAGCTGACATCCTCGATGCACGGCCGCTTCTGGAACACAAACACAGCCAGAGCCATTACGCTTCAATATTGTCTATAATCCTCAAAGGCATTCGGAGCCGTGACATGTCAAGCACCAGGTCAGGTCGGCCTCACACCCCTGCACcgtcaaaagaaaacaaaagaaaccagCGTCTCTATTTTAAGCCTGAACTTGGATGTTAGTTCTTCACCTACCCAAATAACTGTTTCGTGTTAACCCTATTTGACAGGTTTGCAGCTGAAAGCATTTCGATTAGCATTATTAGCACTAAGCAAAGTTTAGCAGACTGTCTTCCACTCTCCTCTGTACTTCTACTTCAGCCGTTTTAAATTCCTCTCTCTGCAAGCTGTGGGCTGCTTTTCCCATTAGAAGAAATTATAGTCAAGTTTGAGGTGAGAGCTTGCTGTACTGCAGGACATAACCACTttataaattaaagaaaaagacaTACTTAGAatgccagacacacacacacagatacctaCTTGCTATTTTCCTCCTCATCCAGGGACAGACGATCATCCAGACTACAGCTGCGCAGACCAGCGACCCCGCCAAGGTGATCAGAAATATGGCCCACACTGGCAGCATCTCTATCCCCAGCACTGCGGGTCAGGACAACAAACGGGATTGTTTTTAACAATTTTCTAAGCAGTTTAACCGAAAAAAACATCCACGATGCATCTCTGTGAGGAACACCTATCCTCTTACATGGAGCTCCAGTGTACATGATGGAGAAGGTGTTGATCCCGATGGTGGTGGCGTAGAAGAGAGGCAGGGCTCGCAGCCCGTTGGGGACGGAGTCATCCTGGCACAAAAAACACATAGATGGATTAGAAACACAGTTTCACACAGGGATATGATGACTTAAGGGCCAACGCCTACACCGGGGATCTTCAAGTTTGGTCCTCGAGGGGCGTGtggcaccctataatgtaataatttcctataatgtaataatttcctataatgtaataatttcctataatgtaataatttcctgaaaatgtaatcaaatttgcacttaactcaatcgaaaatgtaataaaacccaataatgtaataacttgaccaataatgtaataaaatatcctgactgatattgtaataacatttttaccgataatgtaataccttattacattattgggaatttattacatttttaggtgggtctttttttttttttttccaaaactgataatgtaatacttgacaaataatgtaatatatatgttcattttcagtccagagttctacattttgtgttttaagaatctaagaatgttatatacgctggatttgaatcaccagaatgactattgggttaaattgcagactttgcaCTCTGCTGTACCTCTCacgttttgtattttttgtataattctttgtataatttgttttgtataattgtaaataggttattttattttattcagagctgtcttttttttctctacctcaaactgctgcaccttagatGTTTATCTGTATATATGTCAAGAAAtatcacatttgtttatttgtttatttactgcctaaagagcgaaattaccggagtcaaattccttgttggacaataaagatgattctgattctgattgaccatgtaataaattcccaataatgtaataaggtattacattatcggtaaaaatgttattacaatatcagtcaggatattttattacattattggtcaagttattacattattgggttttattacatttttgattgagttaagtacaaatgttattacattttcaggcaaaattactacattatagggtgctacagggcGCCGCCCTGCATGCTTTAGATGTTTCCcactttaacacacctgattcaaatgagtGGGTCATTAACAGACGTGCTGACAAACTGATGGTGGTTTATTcacttgaatcaggtgtgttagagCTCAGAAACATCTCAAACCTGCAGGAGTGGCGGTCGAGGACCGAACTTGTAAAGCCCCGACCTTTGCAAAAGAAACCCTTTCTATGATTGATGTTTTATCAAACTTCACTGATTCATGAATAACACTTTCAGCTtaagtatttcatttttaaGTGTCCATGAATCTATCTTAAGATATACACGTGTACCATAAGTAAATGAAAACTGGGATTTGAACtttccttttttgtcttttaatatcTAGCGGCCTTTATTGAAAGACGCTGGACAGGAAATTGGGGCAGATAGAGGAGGCAGAAATGCTGGGAGTCTAAACCTGAGCCGGCTGCAGGAGGACTATCATGTCTGCATCTGCACCTGCCGGACCAGTTGAGCTTACCGGAGGCCCTGAACTCATCTTTTTGTGCCTTTCAGCCTTCATACATAATAAAACCAGCTCAGTTTAGTTCAGGTCGGTTCACAGGTGTGGGGGTTGTGAAAACTAGTCACTAATCAATTCACCATTGCAAACGACTCAGGAGTTTTTAATTTAGACAAACACTTTTCACCAAAATAACACTTCAcatggcaaaaaaagaaagaaatacaaatatTCCCCCAAAACTACAGGAAATAAATGGCAAAGGCAGAATCAAAGTGGTTCTGAGTTTGACCCCCTCCCTGCAGTGACTTTAATCACCACTGTCATGCAGCGCATTCGTGCACACGTCTGGAGCCGTGACCTCAGGGTGATCTCCCAACACTTTCCTCTTGTTTGCCTGTTATATAACAGATCTGACTGCTGCTGTTGCCACATCAGATGGGGGTTTTATCTGTGTAGAAGTTCTTACACAAGTACACAAGTTAAGCCTGTGTTTAAGTTAAGTAATTACAATCAGATCGACTCCACGCATGTGAAGAATCCAATAATTCATATGGCTTTCTGTCAAAATTATACATCAACACCAGAGACAACAATTCACAAAATGACTGTTGTTGACTGTTTGGGTTTTATAACTTAAAGCAGAAAATTATAGGGCAGAAATACAAGCAAACCAAGTTTATGATCATTATAATAAATGTAAGAACCTTAACTAAAAGGACTGTAGCTGCTTGCATTTTATGAGAAACGTGTTTTGTGATGTGAGCCCACCTTGTTCAGGATGAAGTGTCTGATAAGCATGAAGAGGAGTCCAGACATGAGTCCAGAGAGTAAAGGGGAAATGAACCAAGAAGACACTGGAGTGGGA
This genomic interval carries:
- the slc20a2 gene encoding sodium-dependent phosphate transporter 2 isoform X1, which codes for MDLESYLWMVILGFVIAFILAFSVGANDVANSFGTAVGSGVVTLKQACVLASIFETLGSMLLGAKVGETIRKGIIDVSLYNETVPVLMAGEVSAMVGSAVWQLIASFLRLPISGTHCIVGATIGFSMVAIGTRGVQWMQLVKIVSSWFISPLLSGLMSGLLFMLIRHFILNKDDSVPNGLRALPLFYATTIGINTFSIMYTGAPLLGIEMLPVWAIFLITLAGSLVCAAVVWMIVCPWMRRKIASRLKKEQALSRISDESLDKIPEEEEESPVFKELPGAKGTDEAVLPLTGGGGDRSTRDSNVELTSLANGGTVLPNGRVYGRTHSMTNGCLKSPVSNGSFSFDGHTRSDGQVYHTVHKDSGLYKDLLHKIHLGRMDDNIRSGSGAGPADNNYRLLRRNNSYTCYTAAICGMPVQPIIRSESRDDSEKLVGEGGGGGRSNSVSYTKKRIRYDSYSSYCNAVAEAEIEAEEGGVELKLATDLEGTDEDGSPAPIPLDDLTEEDREEKDKPEVFLLFHFLQILTACFGSFAHGGNDVSNAIGPLVALWMIYDQGGVMQDAATPIWLLFYGGIGICAGLWVWGRRVIQTMGKDLTPITPSSGFTIELASALTVVLASNIGIPVSTTHCKVGSVVAVGWIRSQKAVDWRLFRNIFLAWFVTVPVAGLFSAAVMALFVYGILPYV
- the slc20a2 gene encoding sodium-dependent phosphate transporter 2 isoform X2, encoding MDLESYLWMVILGFVIAFILAFSVGANDVANSFGTAVGSGVVTLKQACVLASIFETLGSMLLGAKVGETIRKGIIDVSLYNETVPVLMAGEVSAMVGSAVWQLIASFLRLPISGTHCIVGATIGFSMVAIGTRGVQWMQLVKIVSSWFISPLLSGLMSGLLFMLIRHFILNKDDSVPNGLRALPLFYATTIGINTFSIMYTGAPLLGIEMLPVWAIFLITLAGSLVCAAVVWMIVCPWMRRKIASRLKKEQALSRISDESLDKIPEEEEESPVFKELPGAKGTDEAVLPLTGGGGDRSTRDSNVELTSLANGGTVLPNGRVYGRTHSMTNGCLKSPVSNGSFSFDGHTRSDGQVYHTVHKDSGLYKDLLHKIHLGRMDDNIRSGSGAGPADNNYRLLRRNNSYTCYTAAICGMPVQPIIRSESRDDSEKLVGEGGGGGRSNSVSYTKKRIRYDSYSSYCNAVAEAEIEAEEGGVELKLATDLEGTDEDGSPAPIPLDDLTEEDREEKDKPEVFLLFHFLQILTACFGSFAHGGNDVSNAIGPLVALWMIYDQGGVMQDAATPIWLLFYGGIGICAGLWVWGRRVIQTMGKDLTPITPSSGFCIEVMSALTVLVASNVGIPISSTHCKVGSVVAVGWIRSQKAVDWRLFRNIFLAWFVTVPVAGLFSAAVMALFVYGILPYV